In a genomic window of Homo sapiens chromosome 22, GRCh38.p14 Primary Assembly:
- the TCF20 gene encoding transcription factor 20 isoform X3: MQSFREQSSYHGNQQSYPQEVHGSSRLEEFSPRQAQMFQNFGGTGGSSGSSGSGSGGGRRGAAAAAAAMASETSGHQGYQGFRKEAGDFYYMAGNKDPVTTGTPQPPQRRPSGPVQSYGPPQGSSFGNQYGSEGHVGQFQAQHSGLGGVSHYQQDYTGPFSPGSAQYQQQASSQQQQQQVQQLRQQLYQSHQPLPQATGQPASSSSHLQPMQRPSTLPSSAAGYQLRVGQFGQHYQSSASSSSSSSFPSPQRFSQSGQSYDGSYNVNAGSQYEGHNVGSNAQAYGTQSNYSYQPQSMKNFEQAKIPQGTQQGQQQQQPQQQQHPSQHVMQYTNAATKLPLQSQVGQYNQPEVPVRSPMQFHQNFSPISNPSPAASVVQSPSCSSTPSPLMQTGENLQCGQGSVPMGSRNRILQLMPQLSPTPSMMPSPNSHAAGFKGFGLEGVPEKRLTDPGLSSLSALSTQVANLPNTVQHMLLSDALTPQKKTSKRPSSSKKADSCTNSEGSSQPEEQLKSPMAESLDGGCSSSSEDQGERVRQLSGQSTSSDTTYKGGASEKAGSSPAQGAQNEPPRLNASPAAREEATSPGAKDMPLSSDGNPKVNEKTVGVIVSREAMTGRVEKPGGQDKGSQEDDPAATQRPPSNGGAKETSHASLPQPEPPGGGGSKGNKNGDNNSNHNGEGNGQSGHSAAGPGFTSRTEPSKSPGSLRYSYKDSFGSAVPRNVSGFPQYPTGQEKGDFTGHGERKGRNEKFPSLLQEVLQGYHHHPDRRYSRSTQEHQGMAGSLEGTTRPNVLVSQTNELASRGLLNKSIGSLLENPHWGPWERKSSSTAPEMKQINLTDYPIPRKFEIEPQSSAHEPGGSLSERRSVICDISPLRQIVRDPGAHSLGHMSADTRIGRNDRLNPTLSQSVILPGGLVSMETKLKSQSGQIKEEDFEQSKSQASFNNKKSGDHCHPPSIKHESYRGNASPGAATHDSLSDYGPQDSRPTPMRRVPGRVGGREGMRGRSPSQYHDFAEKLKMSPGRSRGPGGDPHHMNPHMTFSERANRSSLHTPFSPNSETLASAYHANTRAHAYGDPNAGLNSQLHYKRQMYQQQPEEYKDWSSGSAQGVIAAAQHRQEGPRKSPRQQQFLDRVRSPLKNDKDGMMYGPPVGTYHDPSAQEAGRCLMSSDGLPNKGMELKHGSQKLQESCWDLSRQTSPAKSSGPPGMSSQKRYGPPHETDGHGLAEATQSSKPGSVMLRLPGQEDHSSQNPLIMRRRVRSFISPIPSKRQSQDVKNSSTEDKGRLLHSSKEGADKAFNSYAHLSHSQDIKSIPKRDSSKDLPSPDSRNCPAVTLTSPAKTKILPPRKGRGLKLEAIVQKITSPNIRRSASSNSAEAGGDTVTLDDILSLKSGPPEGGSVAVQDADIEKRKGEVASDLVSPANQELHVEKPLPRSSEEWRGSVDDKVKTETHAETVTAGKEPPGAMTSTTSQKPGSNQGRPDGSLGGTAPLIFPDSKNVPPVGILAPEANPKAEEKENDTVTISPKQEGFPPKGYFPSGKKKGRPIGSVNKQKKQQQPPPPPPQPPQIPEGSADGEPKPKKQRQRRERRKPGAQPRKRKTKQAVPIVEPQEPEIKLKYATQPLDKTDAKNKSFYPYIHVVNKCELGAVCTIINAEEEEQTKLVRGRKGQRSLTPPPSSTESKALPASSFMLQGPVVTESSVMGHLVCCLCGKWASYRNMGDLFGPFYPQDYAATLPKNPPPKRATEMQSKVKVRHKSASNGSKTDTEEEEEQQQQQKEQRSLAAHPRFKRRHRSEDCGGGPRSLSRGLPCKKAATEGSSEKTVLDSKPSVPTTSEGGPELELQIPELPLDSNEFWVHEGCILWANGIYLVCGRLYGLQEALEIAREMKCSHCQEAGATLGCYNKGCSFRYHYPCAIDADCLLHEENFSVRCPKHKVRLWR; the protein is encoded by the coding sequence ATGCAGTCCTTTCGGGAGCAAAGCAGTTACCACGGAAACCAGCAAAGCTACCCACAGGAGGTACACGGCTCATCCCGGCTAGAAGAGTTCAGCCCTCGTCAGGCCCAGATGTTCCAGAATTTTGGAGGTACAGGTGGCAGTAgtggcagcagtggcagtggcagtggtggtggacGACGAGGAGCAGCAGCTGCTGCGGCAGCGATGGCTAGCGAGACCTCTGGCCATCAAGGTTACCAGGGTTTCAGGAAAGAGGCTGGAGATTTTTACTACATGGCAGGCAACAAAGACCCCGTGACTACAGGAACCCCACAGCCTCCTCAGCGAAGGCCTTCTGGGCCTGTGCAGAGCTATGGACCCCCCCAGGGGAGCAGCTTTGGCAATCAGTATGGGAGTGAGGGTCATGTGGGCCAGTTTCAAGCACAGCACTCTGGCCTTGGCGGTGTGTCACATTATCAGCAGGATTACACTGGGCCTTTCTCTCCAGGGAGTGCTCAGTACCAACAGCAGGcttccagccagcagcagcagcagcaagtcCAGCAGTTGAGACAACAGCTTTACCAGTCCCATCAGCCCCTGCCACAGGCCACTGGCCAACCAGCATCCAGCTCATCCCATCTACAGCCAATGCAGCGGCCCTCAACTCTGCCATCCTCTGCTGCTGGTTACCAGTTAAGAGTGGGTCAGTTTGGCCAACACTATCAGtcttctgcttcctcctcctcctcctcctccttcccttcaccACAGCGTTTTAGCCAGTCTGGACAGAGCTATGATGGCAGTTACAATGTGAATGCTGGATCTCAGTATGAAGGACACAATGTGGGTTCTAATGCACAGGCTTATGGAACACAATCCAATTACAGCTATCAGCCTCAATCTATGAAGAATTTTGAACAGGCAAAGATTCCACAAGGGACCCAacaggggcagcagcagcagcaaccgCAGCAACAACAACACCCTTCTCAGCATGTGATGCAGTATACTAACGCTGCCACCAAGCTGCCCCTGCAAAGCCAAGTGGGGCAGTACAACCAGCCTGAGGTTCCTGTGAGGTCCCCCATGCAGTTTCACCAGAACTTCAGCCCCATTTCTAACCCTTCTCCAGCTGCCTCTGTGGTTCAGTCTCCAAGCTGTAGTTCTACCCCATCTCCTCTCATGCAGACTGGGGAGAATCTCCAGTGTGGGCAAGGCAGTGTGCCTATGGGTTCCAGAAACAGAATTTTACAGTTAATGCCTCAACTCAGTCCAACCCCATCAATGATGCCCAGTCCTAATTCTCATGCTGCAGGCTTCAAAGGGTTTGGACTAGAAGGGGTACCAGAAAAGCGACTGACAGATCCTGGGTTGAGTAGTTTGAGTGCTCTGAGTACTCAAGTGGCCAATCTTCCTAACACTGTCCAGCACATGTTACTTTCTGATGCCCTGACTCCTCAGAAGAAGACCTCCAAGAGGCCCTCATCTTCCAAGAAAGCAGATAGCTGCACAAATTCTGAAGGCTCCTCACAACCTGAAGAACAGCTGAAGTCCCCTATGGCAGAGTCATTAGATGGAGGCTGCTCCAGCAGTTCAGAGGATCAAGGCGAGAGAGTGCGGCAACTAAGTGGCCAGAGCACCAGCTCTGACACCACCTACAAGGGTGGAGCCTCTGAGAAAGCTGGCTCCTCACCGGCACAAGGTGCTCAGAATGAACCCCCCAGACTCAATGCTAGTCCTGCCGCAAGAGAAGAGGCCACCTCACCAGGCGCTAAGGACATGCCATTGTCATCCGACGGGAACCCAAAGGTTAATGAGAAGACTGTTGGGGTGATTGTCTCCCGGGAAGCCATGACAGGTCGGGTAGAAAAGCCTGGTGGACAAGATAAAGGCTCCCAAGAGGATGATCCTGCAGCCACTCAAAGGCCACCTAGCAATGGTGGGGCAAAGGAAACCAGTCATGCATCACTTCCCCAGCCAGAGcctccaggaggaggagggagcaaAGGAAACAAGAATGGCGATAACAACTCCAACCATAATGGAGAAGGAAATGGCCAGAGTGGCCACTCTGCAGCGGGCCCTGGTTTTACGAGCAGAACTGAGCCTAGCAAATCTCCTGGAAGTCTGCGCTATAGTTACAAAGATAGTTTCGGGTCAGCCGTGCCACGAAATGTCAGTGGCTTTCCTCAGTATCCTACAGGGCAAGAAAAGGGAGATTTCACTGGCCATGGGGAACGAAAGggtagaaatgaaaaattccCAAGCCTCCTGCAGGAAGTGCTTCAGGGTTACCACCACCACCCTGACAGGAGATATTCTAGGAGTACTCAAGAGCATCAGGGGATGGCTGGTAGCCTAGAAGGAACCACAAGGCCCAATGTCTTGGTTAGTCAAACCAATGAATTAGCTAGCAGGGGCCTTCTGAACAAAAGCATTGGGTCTCTATTAGAAAATCCCCACTGGGGCCCCTGGGAAAGGAAATCAAGCAGCACAGCTCCTGAAATGAAACAGATCAATTTGACTGACTATCCAATTCCCAGAAAGTTTGAAATAGAGCCTCAGTCATCAGCACATGAGCCTGGGGGTTCCCTCTCTGAAAGAAGATCAGTGATCTGTGATATTTCTCCACTAAGACAGATTGTCAGGGACCCAGGGGCTCACTCACTGGGACACATGAGTGCCGACACCAGAATTGGGAGGAATGACCGTCTCAATCCAACTTTAAGTCAGTCGGTCATTCTTCCTGGTGGTTTGGTGTCCATGGAAACCAAGCTGAAATCCCAGAGCGGGCAGATAAAAGAGGAAGACTTTGAACAGTCTAAATCTCAAGCTAGTTTCAACAACAAGAAATCTGGAGACCACTGCCATCCTCCTAGCATCAAGCATGAGTCTTACCGCGGCAATGCCAGCCCTGGAGCAGCAACCCATGATTCCCTTTCAGACTATGGCCCGCAAGACAGCAGACCCACGCCAATGCGGCGGGTCCCTGGCAGAGTTGGTGGTCGGGAGGGCATGAGGGGTCGGTCCCCTTCTCAATATCATGACTttgcagaaaaattgaaaatgtctCCTGGGCGGAGCAGAGGCCCAGGGGGAGACCCTCATCACATGAATCCACACATGACCTTTTCAGAGAGGGCTAACCGGAGTTCTTTACACACTCCCTTTTCTCCCAACTCAGAAACCCTGGCCTCTGCTTATCATGCAAATACTCGGGCTCATGCTTATGGGGACCCTAACGCAGGTTTGAATTCTCAGCTGCATTATAAGAGACAGATGTACCAACAGCAACCAGAGGAGTATAAAGACTGGAGCAGCGGTTCTGCTCAGGGAGTAATTGCTGCAGCACAGCACAGGCAGGAGGGGCCACGGAAGAGTCCAAGGCAGCAGCAGTTTCTTGACAGAGTACGGAGCCCTCTGAAAAATGACAAAGATGGTATGATGTATGGCCCACCAGTGGGGACTTACCATGACCCCAGTGCCCAGGAGGCTGGGCGCTGCCTAATGTCTAGTGATGGTCTGCCTAACAAGGGCATGGAATTAAAGCATGGCTCCCAGAAGTTACAAGAATCCTGTTGGGATCTTTCTCGGCAAACTTCTCCAGCCAAAAGCAGCGGTCCTCCAGGAATGTCCAGTCAAAAAAGGTATGGGCCGCCCCATGAGACTGATGGACATGGACTAGCTGAGGCTACACAGTCATCCAAACCTGGTAGTGTTATGCTGAGACTTCCAGGCCAGGAGGATCATTCTTCTCAAAACCCCTTAATCATGAGGAGGCGTGTTCGTTCTTTTATCTCTCCCATTCCCAGTAAGAGACAGTCACAAGATGTAAAGAACAGTAGCACTGAAGATAAAGGTCGCCTCCTTCACTCATCAAAAGAAGGCGCTGATAAAGCATTCAATTCCTATGCCCATCTTTCTCACAGTCAGGATATCAAGTCTATCCCTAAGAGAGATTCCTCCAAGGACCTTCCAAGTCCAGATAGTAGAAACTGCCCTGCTGTTACCCTCACAAGCCCTGCTAAGACCAAAATACTGCCCCCACGGAAAGGACGGGGATTGAAATTGGAAGCTATAGTTCAGAAGATTACATCCCCAAATATTAGGAGGAGCGCATCTTCGAACAGTGCGGAGGCTGGGGGAGACACGGTTACGCTTGATGATATACTGTCTTTGAAGAGTGGTCCTCCTGAAGGTGGGAGTGTTGCTGTTCAGGATGCTGacatagagaagagaaaaggtgAGGTGGCTTCGGACCTAGTCAGTCCAGCAAACCAGGAGTTGCACGTAGAGAAACCTCTTCCAAGGTCTTCAGAAGAGTGGCGTGGCAGCGTGGATGACAAAGTGAAGACAGAGACACATGCAGAAACAGTTACTGCCGGAAAGGAACCCCCTGGTGCCATGACATCCACAACCTCACAGAAGCCTGGTAGTAACCAAGGGAGACCAGATGGTTCCCTGGGTGGAACAGCACCTTTAATCTTTCCAGACTCAAAGAATGTACCTCCAGTGGGCATATTGGCCCCTGAGGCAAACCCCAAGGCTGAAGAGAAGGAGAACGATACAGTGACGATTTCACCGAAGCAAGAGGGTTTCCCTCCAAAGGGATATTTCCCAtcaggaaagaagaaggggagaCCCATTGGTAGTGTGAATAAGCAAAAGAAACAGCAGCAGCCACCGCCTCCACCCCCTCAGCCCCCACAGATACCAGAAGGTTCTGCAGATGGAGAGCCAAAGCCAAAAAAACAGaggcaaaggagggagagaaggaagcctGGGGCCCAGCCGAGGAAGCGAAAAACCAAACAAGCAGTTCCCATTGTGGAACCCCAAGAACCTGAGATCAAACTAAAATATGCCACCCAGCCACTGGATAAAACTGATGCCAAGAACAAGTCTTTTTACCCTTACATCCATGTAGTAAATAAGTGTGAACTTGGAGCCGTTTGTACAATCATCAATGCTGAGGAAGAAGAACAGACCAAATTAGTGAGGGGCAGGAAGGGTCAGAGGTCACTGACCCCTCCACCTAGCAGCACTGAAAGCAAGGCGCTCCCGGCCTCGTCCTTTATGCTGCAGGGACCTGTTGTGACAGAGTCTTCGGTTATGGGGCACCTGGTTTGCTGTCTGTGTGGCAAGTGGGCCAGTTACCGGAACATGGGTGACCTCTTTGGACCTTTTTATCCCCAAGATTATGCAGCCACTCTCCCGAAGAATCCACCTCCTAAGAGGGCCACAGAAATGCAGAGCAAAGTTAAGGTACGGCACAAAAGTGCTTCTAATGGCTCCAAGACGGacactgaggaggaggaagagcagcagcagcagcagaaggagCAGAGAAGCCTGGCCGCACACCCCAGGTTTAAGCGGCGCCACCGCTCGGAAGACTGTGGTGGAGGCCCTCGGTCCCTGTCCAGGGGGCTCCCTTGTAAAAAAGCAGCCACTGAGGGCAGCAGTGAAAAGACTGTTTTGGACTCGAAGCCCTCCGTGCCCACCACTTCAGAAGGTGGCCCTGAGCTGGAGTTACAAATCCCTGAACTACCTCTTGACAGCAATGAATTTTGGGTCCATGAGGGTTGTATTCTCTGGGCCAATGGAATCTACCTGGTTTGTGGCAGGCTCTATGGCCTGCAGGAAGCGCTGGAAATAGCCAGAGAGATG